A window from Melopsittacus undulatus isolate bMelUnd1 chromosome Z, bMelUnd1.mat.Z, whole genome shotgun sequence encodes these proteins:
- the GTF2H2 gene encoding general transcription factor IIH subunit 2 → MEEEPERTKRWEGGYERTWEILKEDESGSLRPTIESILFKAKRKRLYEHHGQVRLGMMRHLYVVIDGSRAMEDQDLKPNRLTCTLKLLEYFVEEYFDQNPISQLGLIVSKSKRAEKMTELSGNTKKHLTALKKAVDMNCSGEPSLYNALNLAMQTLKHMPAHTSREVLIVFSSLTTCDPANIYDLIKCLKAGKIRVSIIGLSAEVRVCTVLARETGGTYHVILDESHYKELLMHHVRPLPTSSSSECSLIRMGFPQHYIASLSDQDAKPSFSMVQLENNSEPSLSLGGYFCPQCRAKYCELPVECKICGLTLVSAPHLARSYHHLFPLDAFQEVPLAEYQGERCCQGCQGEMKDQNVYVCKVCQNVFCVDCDLFIHDCLHCCPGCVHRNSTATSA, encoded by the exons atggaagaggaaCCCGAACGGACAAAGCGCTGGGAAGGAGGTTACGAGAGAACATG GGAAATTCTTAAGGAAGATGAATCTGGCTCGCTGAGACCGACCATCGAGAGCAtccttttcaaagcaaagaggaaaag acTCTATGAACACCATGGACAAGTTCGACTTGGAATG ATGCGTCACCTTTATGTGGTTATTGATGGATCAAGAGCAATGGAAGACCAAGATTTAAAACCGAACAGGCTTACTTGCACTTTGAAG TTATTGGAGTATTTTGTTGAAGAGTACTTTGACCAAAATCCTATTAGTCAG cttgGCTTAATTGTAAGCAAGAgtaaaagagctgaaaaaatgACAGAGCTTTCAG GTAACACAAAGAAGCACTTAACTGCTCTGAAGAAAGCAGTGGATATGAACTGCAGTGGAGAGCCATCTCTGTATAATGCCCTAAATTTGGCTATGCAGACTTTAAA GCACATGCCAGCACATACAAGCAGAGAGGTTTTGATAGTCTTCAGCAGCCTGACAACATGTGATCCGGCCAACATCTATGATCTGATTAAG tGTTTAAAAGCAGGTAAGATCAGAGTGTCCATCATCGGCCTGAGTGCTGAGGTTCGAGTTTGTACAGTACTTGCCCGAGAAACTGGTG GGACATACCACGTTATTTTAGATGAAAGTCATTACAAGGAGCTGCTGATGCATCATGTTCGTCCTCTGCCTACCAGTTCAAGTTCTGAGTGCTCTCTTATTCGAATGG gtTTTCCTCAGCATTATATTGCTTCTCTATCTGATCAAGATGCAAAGCCATCCTTTAGCATGGT GCAACTGGAAAACAACAGTGAGCCAAGTCTTTCACTGGGTGGATATTTTTGTCCCCAGTGTAGAGCCAAATACTGTGAACTTCCAGTGGAGTGCAAAATCTGCG GTCTCACATTAGTCTCTGCACCTCATCTGGCTCGGTCTTACCATCACTTGTTTCCTTTGGATGCCTTTCAGGAAGTTCCTCTGGCAGAATATCAGGGAGAACG GTGTTGTCAAGGCTGccaaggagaaatgaaagatcAAAAT GTTTACGTATGTAAAGTGTGTCAGAATGTATTTTGCGTGGATTGCGATCTATTTATTCATGATTGTCTGCACTGCTGTCCTGGGTGTGTTCATAGGAACTCTACTGCCACATCTGCATAA